Proteins from a genomic interval of Planctomycetota bacterium:
- a CDS encoding DUF1957 domain-containing protein — MLKGYLSIVLHAHLPYVRHPNFTDFMEEDWLYEAITETYLPLLAAFEELYRDNVPFRMTISLSPPLCEMLTDELLQNRYSQHLSRLVELAEKEIVNTAGDGLFRDTARMYHERFRKLQDLYHNNYNRNLVQAFGRFQQLGYLEIITCAGTHGFLPLMKHPESVRAQVMTSVRNYQKHFARKPAGIWLPECGYYPGLEAILAQAGIKYFIIDTHGITNGSPTPIMNTYLPVYADRQYKVAAFGRDAETSRQVWSAKEGYPGDANYREFYRDLGYDADYQYIKPYLHSDGVRRNVGIKYYRITGDVPLHLKQPYNRRNALAKIQNHVDNFIFNRQQQINYISGKFAIRNSQFPIIIAPYDAELFGHWWFEGPDFIEALVRKLNTQEELKLITPNEYLKQQPKLQVSQPSFSTWGDGGYCKVWLNGKNDWFYRHLHKAEERMLELTRDRASEPVNQYPSVNGLHQKALNQMARELLLAQSSDWTFLITTQHSECYAQNRFKTHLSRFNRLYDDIKNDTIDEAYIDEIQAEDNLFEEMDYRVYA; from the coding sequence ATGCTCAAGGGTTATTTATCTATTGTCCTGCACGCCCATCTGCCCTATGTCCGGCATCCGAATTTTACCGACTTTATGGAAGAGGACTGGCTGTATGAGGCCATCACCGAGACCTATCTGCCGCTCCTGGCCGCATTTGAGGAACTGTACCGCGATAACGTGCCTTTCCGGATGACCATCTCGCTGTCGCCGCCATTGTGCGAGATGCTCACGGATGAACTCTTACAGAACCGCTATTCACAGCATCTGTCCCGTCTGGTGGAGTTAGCCGAAAAGGAAATAGTCAATACCGCAGGTGATGGCTTATTCCGTGATACCGCCCGGATGTATCACGAGCGATTCAGGAAATTACAGGATTTATACCATAACAATTATAACCGCAACCTGGTCCAGGCATTTGGCAGGTTTCAACAATTGGGTTATCTGGAAATCATCACCTGCGCCGGCACGCACGGATTCCTGCCCTTGATGAAACATCCGGAATCGGTCCGGGCACAGGTAATGACCTCGGTCCGAAATTATCAGAAACATTTTGCCCGGAAGCCCGCCGGCATCTGGCTGCCGGAATGCGGCTATTATCCAGGATTGGAAGCCATCCTGGCACAGGCCGGCATCAAGTATTTTATCATTGATACCCACGGCATTACCAACGGCTCACCGACACCGATAATGAACACCTATCTGCCGGTATACGCGGACCGGCAGTATAAGGTAGCGGCCTTTGGCCGGGATGCCGAGACCTCGCGCCAGGTCTGGAGCGCCAAGGAGGGCTATCCGGGCGATGCCAACTACCGCGAATTCTACCGCGACCTGGGCTATGACGCTGATTACCAGTATATCAAACCATATCTTCATTCGGACGGCGTCCGGCGTAATGTCGGCATCAAATACTACCGGATTACCGGCGATGTGCCTCTGCACCTAAAGCAACCATATAACCGCCGCAATGCCCTGGCCAAGATACAGAACCACGTGGATAACTTTATCTTCAACCGCCAGCAGCAGATTAATTATATTTCTGGTAAATTCGCTATTCGCAATTCGCAATTCCCAATTATTATCGCCCCTTATGACGCGGAATTATTCGGGCACTGGTGGTTTGAGGGACCGGATTTTATTGAGGCGCTGGTCCGAAAGCTAAACACACAGGAAGAATTAAAACTAATCACACCCAATGAATACCTTAAGCAACAACCCAAATTACAGGTCTCCCAACCGTCATTCTCCACCTGGGGCGACGGCGGCTATTGCAAGGTCTGGCTCAACGGCAAGAACGACTGGTTCTACCGGCATCTGCATAAGGCCGAAGAGCGGATGCTGGAACTCACCAGAGACCGCGCCAGCGAACCGGTAAATCAGTATCCGTCCGTAAACGGGTTGCATCAAAAGGCGCTGAACCAGATGGCCCGGGAACTGCTCCTGGCCCAGAGCAGCGACTGGACATTCCTGATTACCACCCAGCATTCCGAATGCTATGCCCAGAATAGATTCAAGACCCACCTCAGCCGCTTTAACCGGCTTTATGATGATATAAAGAACGACACGATTGACGAAGCCTATATTGACGAAATACAGGCCGAGGATAATCTCTTTGAGGAAATGGATTATCGGGTTTATGCCTGA
- a CDS encoding helix-turn-helix domain-containing protein has product MPYPHQFIRLTDQERKIVSDELRNLNIAGKYKKRRRLQILYLSDQKIEFERIAQRLKCSYNTVRWNIYRYKKHGLKPFIQK; this is encoded by the coding sequence ATGCCTTATCCGCATCAATTTATCAGATTAACCGACCAGGAACGTAAGATAGTCAGCGACGAGTTGCGAAATCTGAATATTGCAGGTAAATATAAAAAACGCCGGCGTCTCCAGATTCTTTACCTCTCTGACCAGAAAATAGAGTTTGAGCGGATTGCCCAACGGCTTAAATGCTCTTATAATACGGTCAGATGGAATATCTACCGATACAAAAAACATGGTCTAAAGCCGTTTATCCAGAAATAG
- a CDS encoding succinate dehydrogenase iron-sulfur subunit, with protein MTEFRVFRFDPADNKPARFDTYTVPWEKGMTVLEGLLYISDYFQDSPSFRYSCRAAVCGSCAMHINGKYRLACNTLIETLLKEGNGTITIQPLAHLPVYKDLVVNMDNFFRNYEAIRPYLIPDKSVPENGSAALTTREFIQSPKDRKKIDGAIDCILCGACYGSCPVAGTNPEYLGPHAILKAARFYNDSRDAASKERLSIIGNNHGLFRCHSIFNCQVVCPKNLDPAGAISQMKMKLVWSKVKGLFGLG; from the coding sequence ATGACTGAGTTCAGAGTATTTAGATTTGACCCGGCGGACAACAAACCGGCCCGGTTTGATACCTACACCGTGCCCTGGGAAAAAGGCATGACGGTGCTGGAGGGCTTGCTTTATATTTCCGACTATTTCCAGGATTCGCCGTCCTTCAGGTATTCCTGCCGGGCCGCGGTCTGCGGTTCCTGCGCCATGCACATCAACGGCAAATACCGGCTGGCCTGCAATACCCTGATTGAGACATTACTCAAAGAGGGCAATGGCACGATTACCATCCAGCCGCTGGCCCACCTGCCGGTCTATAAGGACTTGGTGGTGAATATGGATAATTTCTTCAGGAACTATGAGGCCATTAGGCCGTATCTGATACCGGATAAGTCAGTGCCTGAGAATGGTTCGGCGGCGCTCACCACAAGGGAATTTATCCAGTCGCCCAAGGACCGTAAAAAGATAGACGGCGCCATAGATTGCATACTCTGCGGTGCTTGTTACGGCTCCTGCCCGGTGGCCGGGACCAATCCGGAATACCTTGGGCCGCATGCGATTCTCAAGGCAGCCAGGTTTTATAACGACAGCCGGGATGCGGCCAGTAAAGAGCGTCTCTCCATTATCGGAAATAATCACGGACTCTTCCGTTGCCATTCCATATTCAATTGCCAAGTGGTCTGCCCCAAGAACCTTGACCCGGCCGGCGCCATATCGCAGATGAAGATGAAGCTGGTCTGGTCAAAGGTAAAAGGACTCTTCGGGCTGGGATAA